Part of the Cytophagales bacterium genome is shown below.
TTCAGCAACAGGGGGCAGTTTGGGAACGGGTGCAGCATGGAACTGGTACACCGGTAGTTGCGGAGGAATCTTTGTAAGCACAGGCAGCCCAAGTGTTTCGCCTGCTTCCACTACAACCTATTACGTAAGAGCGGTGGGAACATGTAATACTACGGCTTGTGCCAGTGTAACGGTTACGGTAAATACCATACCCACCGGAGTAACGGCATCCGCCAGTCCGAACCCGATTTGTGCAGGAGCTACATTAACATTAACAGGAGGAGCAACGGGTGCAACCACCTGGAGTTGGACAGGACCTAACGCTTTCACTTCTGCATTACAAAGCCCGGCAATAGCGGGCATTACCACAGCAGGAGCAGGTATTTATACCTTGACAGCAAGTAATTCCTGCGGTGCGGCAACAGCAGTGAGTACGGCTTCGGTAACAATCATTACTGCACCTGCTCCACCAACCATACTTGGTCCGATTGCTGTAGCAGTAAGTCCTTGTTCCTCTGTTCCAGGGTCATGTGGTAATATAGGGACGGTTAATTATACTGCTTCATCACCTGGTGCTACCAGTTACACTTGGACCTCCGTATGTTCCGACTATTTATGTGGGGATAATTCTATAACAGAAATTTGTTTTGGAGGGTGTGTTGATGGAGTATATGTTGTAAGTGCTACTGCAAGTAATGCATGTGGAACATCTTCGCCTGGTTCTTTGAGTGTAACAAAAACTGGAGGTTTTTGTCCATGTCCGTAAACCACAAATGTTTGCAGAGATTTAGAATTTATGAAATAATGGAGAAGAAATGAAAAATTTGGCTTTAACAAACGACAAACACAAATGAAAAAACATTTTTGAAAAAGTCCTAAAAATGATTACATTTGCAATCTAAAATTTATTTTTATGAAACAAATAAACAAATAACTATCATGAAAAAACTTTTTACCATCGCATTTTTGGTATTGGTTTATACCAAAATAGCTTTTGCACAGGTTTTCTTTACCAATGACGGAGCAATAGTAACCCTGACTCCGGGAAGCTTTATTTACGTACAAGGAAGTGTTGTGAATCAGGACAGCGGCACTTTTGATAACAGCGGTACAATTAATCTAATGGGTGACTGGACAAATAATGCCGGTAATTTTGCTTTTATCAACTCCAGTCCCGGATCAGTTATTTTATCAGGAGACACACAGAATATCCAGGGGACAAGCGTCACGAAGTTCTATGATCTGATCTTGCAGGGTACAGGGGTCAAAGTGCTGAAAACAGATGCCATTGTAGAAGACTCCTTAGCGCTAAACGACAGAGAACTTGCAACCGATACCTTTACTATGTTAGTGACCAGTACAAATACTGGCGCTGTTACACGCACTACAGGTTTTGTGAGCAGCCTGGGCAACGGGAGCTTATCCAGGAATACAGCAATTTTAAATAAATATCTTTTTCCGGTGGGTTCATCCATTGGCACGCCAAGATACAGGCCGGTTGAGATCACTCCTACCGCGGCTTCGCCTGTTTATTCGGTTAGAATGGCAAATGCGGACCCTACTACCGAGGGTTTTGACCGAACCTTAAAAGACTCCTCATTATGCCTGATAAATCCTGATTTTTATCATAGGATCAATAGCTCGGGGGCAGACTCTGCTGACATCACCATTTACTTTGACGATTCTTTAGATAACGCTTATCAGGCCATTGCACATTGGCAAAATGTGCCTCAATGGGAAAATACAGGTGCGGTTACTTTAATAAGCAACGTCTCACCTATTTTAAGCAGCATCACCAGGTCATTATGGACTGATTTTTCTTATGTTCCATTTGCATTGGCTGCCCCGATGCCAGTAGTGTCGCTGAGCAATTCCGCATCTGCAATATGCGTTGGTGATACCGTAATTTTTACAGCTACACCCGGATTTACTAATTATACGTTTTTTGTCAATTCAAATACTGTGCAGAACGGAACCGACAGCATATATACCACCGCTTCCGTATCAAGTGGTGACACCATTAGTGTGGTGATCACAACTGTTGGCTGTAATGCAAAAAGCAATGAGATCACATCAATAATAGTAAATCCTTTGCCTGTTGTTAATTTAGGTACTGACACAATTGTATGCGGCAGTGCAATTTTAAATGCCAGCAATGCAGGAGCCACTTTCAACTGGTCAACTACTGATACTACACAGACAATTATTGCTGATACTACCGACACTTATTGGGTCGATGTAACCAACACAAATGGATGTACAACAAGAGACAGCATAAATGTAACAGTAAATCCAGCGCCATTGGTATATTTAGGTGCAGATACTACCCTTTGTGGCGGTACGGTCCCTTTGGATGCGGGCAATGCAGGCGCTGCATTTACCTGGTCAACAACCGATACCACCCAGACAATTATTGTGGATTCAACCAGCATTTATTGGGTTGACGTCAGCGATACGGCTACAGGGTGTACCACAAGGGATAGTATTGAAGTAACAATAAACTCCTTACCAATAAAAAGCCTGGGCACTGATACAAGTGCTTGCGGAAGTCACACTTTAGATGCTGGTAATAGTGGCGCTCTTTTTAGTTGGTCAACAACCGATACCTCTCAGACGATAGTAGTAAACACTACCAACACCTACTGGGTAGATGTTACCATTGGCGGGTGTACTACGAGAGACAGCATTGATGTAACAATAAATCCTTCACCTGCAGCCAACATCACACCGGTTG
Proteins encoded:
- a CDS encoding T9SS type B sorting domain-containing protein, which produces MKKLFTIAFLVLVYTKIAFAQVFFTNDGAIVTLTPGSFIYVQGSVVNQDSGTFDNSGTINLMGDWTNNAGNFAFINSSPGSVILSGDTQNIQGTSVTKFYDLILQGTGVKVLKTDAIVEDSLALNDRELATDTFTMLVTSTNTGAVTRTTGFVSSLGNGSLSRNTAILNKYLFPVGSSIGTPRYRPVEITPTAASPVYSVRMANADPTTEGFDRTLKDSSLCLINPDFYHRINSSGADSADITIYFDDSLDNAYQAIAHWQNVPQWENTGAVTLISNVSPILSSITRSLWTDFSYVPFALAAPMPVVSLSNSASAICVGDTVIFTATPGFTNYTFFVNSNTVQNGTDSIYTTASVSSGDTISVVITTVGCNAKSNEITSIIVNPLPVVNLGTDTIVCGSAILNASNAGATFNWSTTDTTQTIIADTTDTYWVDVTNTNGCTTRDSINVTVNPAPLVYLGADTTLCGGTVPLDAGNAGAAFTWSTTDTTQTIIVDSTSIYWVDVSDTATGCTTRDSIEVTINSLPIKSLGTDTSACGSHTLDAGNSGALFSWSTTDTSQTIVVNTTNTYWVDVTIGGCTTRDSIDVTINPSPAANITPVGATTLCSGDTVELQSDTANTYLWLLNGSGTGLTSQSIYVSTSGDYQVVVSNIAGCTDTSTIETITVNPLLPIANFGHSGSSLTVTFTDSSVNETMWVWNFGDGNTDTVQNPVHTYAIAGSYNVCLIAGNACGSDSICDSVTAKVIKIQLFIPNAFSPNGDGENDVFRVIGSGIKKISLVVYNRWGEEVFETKDIKEATEIGWDGKHNGEEQGMAVFVYYLEVEFEDGTPDIRKGDVTLIR